Proteins encoded in a region of the Acipenser ruthenus chromosome 11, fAciRut3.2 maternal haplotype, whole genome shotgun sequence genome:
- the LOC117426820 gene encoding collagen alpha-2(V) chain isoform X1 yields the protein MVNFVKSRTFLFFAVFVVHIFVVKCQGSGDEVGCSQDGRTYTNRDIWKPQPCQICVCDSGTILCDEIQCEEILNCEKPVIPFGECCPVCQDGEGADGRGDGRGGNEGSAGRGYKGQKGEPGQVPYVTGIRGRPGPMGPPGSQGPRGERGYKGKPGPRGTPGYDGEPGVPGQPGEPGPPGHPTHPGGNQFSPQMMGGADEKSGVSGQLGMVPGSMGPAGARGPPGVTGQPGHPGPQGAPGEVGDPGSMGPVGVRGPEGPSGKPGEDGEPGKPGQPGETGFPGSAGARGFPGAPGLAGIKGHRGHPGAIGPKGERGAVGSKGESGPTGQMGLVGPEGPRGIPGERGRFGPSGAPGRRGSQGNVGKTGPMGSVGISGPPGFPGPPGTKGEAGATGVRGPVGPQGQRGETGRQGNVGTTGLPGPAGTDAGPGTKGPVGSVGVSGPHGPPGPLGSPGPEGSSGPPGIKGQPGDIGVPGFKGEAGPKGELGPPGAQGVIGPQGEEGKRGPRGDSGSVGPQGPTGERGAPGNRGFPGADGLPGPKGAQGNRGITGTSGPKGSVGDPGRTGEPGLPGATGLTGTPGVQGAEGKPGPVGASGEDGRPGQAGSLGTRGLPGVMGLPGPKGFNGDPGKTGELGSPGAPGQRGPPGKDGEVGPAGPAGPHGVAGDRGEQGPPGLTGFQGLPGPPGPPGESGKPGDLGIPGEAGAFGQIGPRGERGTPGERGELGAHGLQGPKGIPGAPGPDGPKGNPGPTGAVGDLGPPGLQGMPGERGISGPNGPKGERGSLGEKGSEGTPGNDGARGLPGPIGPPGSNGPSGEKGEPGPRGPPGPDGARASPGARGEPGPSGPVGFAGPPGPDGQPGVKGEPGEPGQKGDAGSPGPQGLSGSHGPGGPPGVAGLKGGRGTQGPPGATGFPGSAGRVGPPGLTGPVGQPGPLGSPGKEGPAGLRGDTGPPGRQGERGAAGPSGGPGDKGDSGEDGPTGPDGPPGPSGTTGQRGIVGLPGQRGERGMPGLPGAPGTPGKQGTSGTSGDKGPPGPVGQPGSKGPVGDPGPDGHAGSDGPPGRDGVLGERGDRGELGPAGLPGASGAPGSLGPVGPTGEPGRRGDPGSRGPLGPSGLAGKRGLPGPQGPRGDKGEHGDQGERGQKGHRGFTGLQGLPGPPGTTGEQGSVGISGPYGQRGSPGPVGPQGKEGYIGQPGPMGPPGTRGLSGEVGPEGPNGEPGPPGPPGAPGPPTAAVDDLYGHQDYDVGPPPPPEFNEDEAVPNSNKSDILTADPGVQATLKALGSQIENMRSPDGTKTHPARTCDDLKSCYPLKKSGEYWIDPNQGCAEDAVKVYCNMETGETCISANPSSIPRKTWWSTRNPTNLKPKWFGADMNGGTLFSYSSNDQSSNTVTVQMTFLRLLSKEASQNITYHCKNSVGYMDEKNGNLKKAVHLKGANNLDLKAEGNSRFRYNVLEDSCTKANGNWGKTVFEYRTQKTARLPIADIAPVDIGGANQEFGIDIGPVCFL from the exons gAGATGAAGTGGGTTGTTCACAGGATGGTCGGACCTACACAAATAGAGATATATGGAAACCACAGCCATGCCAAATCTGTGTTTGTGACAGTGGAACAATTCTCTGTGACGAGATTCAATGTGAGGAGATTCTGAACTGTGAAAAACCAGTAATACCTTTTGGAGAATGTTGTCCAGTATGTCAAGATGGAGAGGGGGCTGATGGCCGTGGTGATGGTCGTGGTGGCAACGAAGGCAGCGCTG GTAGAGGATATAAG GGCCAGAAAGGAGAACCAGGACAAGTCCCTTAT GTAACAGGTATAAGAGGTCGCCCAGGCCCAATG GGCCCACCGGGTTCACAGGGACCCCGAGGTGAACGAGGATACAAAGGAAAGCCG GGTCCTCGAGGTACCCCTGGCTATGATGGTGAGCCTGGTGTTCCTGGGCAGCCTGGAGAACCTGGCCCCCCTGGCCACCCCACACACCCTGGCGGG aACCAATTTTCACCTCAAATGATGGGAGGAGCTGATGAGAAATCAGGAGTCAGTGGCCAGCTCGGAATGGTACCTGGATCAATG GGACCAGCAGGAGCAAGGGGGCCTCCAGGGGTTACAGGCCAACCT GGTCATCCAGGTCCACAGGGTGCACCAGGAGAAGTTGGGGACCCAGGATCaatg ggTCCAGTTGGTGTTAGGGGTCCTGAGGGTCCATCTGGAAAACCAGGTGAAGAT GGTGAACCTGGGAAGCCTGGTCAGCCAGGAGAAACTGGGTTTCCTGGATCTGCG GGTGCAAGGGGTTTTCCCGGGGCACCTGGTCTCGCAGGTATAAAGGGGCACAGG gGACATCCAGGAGCAATTGGCCCAAAAGGGGAGCGTGGAGCTGTTGGGTCAAAG GGTGAATCTGGCCCAACTGGTCAAATGGGTCTAGTAGGTCCAGAG ggTCCAAGAGGAATTCCAGGAGAGAGAGGACGGTTTGGACCATCAGGAGCCCCA GGTAGACGTGGTTCTCAAGGAAACGTTGGTAAAACAGGTCCCATG GGGTCTGTCGGTATAAGTGGCCCCCCAGGTTTCCCAGGTCCTCCAGGAACAAAG GGTGAAGCTGGTGCTACCGGAGTTCGAGGACCTGTAGGGCCTCAAGGCCAGCGGGGTGAAACAGGACGTCAAGGCAACGTTGGAACTACTGGTCTACCA GGTCCTGCTGGGACAGATGCTGGCCCTGGTACTAAAGGTCCAGTG GGGAGCGTGGGTGTCTCAGGTCCACATGGCCCTCCTGGTCCCCTAGGATCACCTGGACCTGAGGGGAGTAGCGGGCCACCGGGCATCAAAGGTCAACCA GGAGACATTGGAGTACCAGGATTCAAAGGAGAAGCAGGGCCTAAAGGGGAACTG GGTCCACCTGGGGCTCAAGGTGTAATTGGTCCCCAAGGTGAAGAAGGAAAGAGAGGACCTCGTGGAGACTCGGGATCTGTTGGCCCTCAAGGTCCAACTGGTGAAAGA GGTGCTCCAGGTAATAGAGGTTTCCCTGGTGCCGATGGATTACCTGGTCCGAAG GGTGCACAAGGAAATCGTGGCATAACAGGTACCTCTGGTCCTAAAGGCTCTGTAGGAGATCCTGGCCGCACAGGTGAACCTGGGCTTCCTGGGGCAACG GGACTTACTGGAACTCCTGGTGTTCAGGGTGCTGAAGGAAAGCCTGGGCCAGTG gGTGCATCTGGAGAAGATGGGAGACCAGGACAAGCAGGATCATTGGGTACAAGAGGCCTTCCAGGTGTCATGGGATTACCAGGCCCAAAGGGTTTTAAT GGTGACCCAGGAAAGACGGGTGAGCTGGGTTCTCCAGGTGCACCAGGACAAAGG GGTCCACCTGGCAAAGACGGTGAAGTTGGCCCTGCAGGTCCAGCAGGTCCACAT GGAGTAGCCGGAGACAGAGGGGAGCAAGGACCTCCTGGTCTAACAggttttcag GGTTTACCTGGTCCACCAGGTCCACCTGGGGAGTCCGGAAAGCCAGGTGATCTG GGTATTCCTGGTGAGGCTGGTGCTTTCGGTCAAATAGGCCCAAGG GGAGAGCGTGGAACTCCAGGTGAACGAGGTGAATTGGGAGCTCATGGTCTTCAGGGTCCTAAAGGTATTCCAGGAGCTCCAGGTCCTGATGGTCCAAAG GGTAACCCAGGGCCTACTGGAGCTGTTGGTGATCTTGGCCCACCAGGTCTGCAGGGAATGCCAGGAGAGAGGGGTATCTCAGGTCCTAATGGCCCAAAGGGTGAAAGA GGTTCTCTAGGTGAAAAGGGATCAGAAGGTACTCCCGGTAATGATGGTGCTAGA GGTCTTCCAGGCCCAATTGGGCCACCTGGCTCAAATGGCCCCTCTGGTGAGAAA GGTGAACCTGGCCCTCGTGGACCACCTGGTCCTGATGGAGCCCGAGCAAGTCCC GGAGCTCGTGGTGAACCTGGTCCTAGTGGCCCTGTTGGATTTGCTGGTCCACCT GGTCCTGATGGTCAGCCTGGTGTTAAAGGTGAACCTGGTGAGCCTGGACAAAAGGGCGATGCTGGATCTCCAGGCCCCCAAGGATTGTCTGGATCACATGGACCAGGA GGTCCTCCTGGTGTGGCTGGACTAAAGGGTGGTCGTGGTACTCAAGGCCCACCG GGTGCAACTGGTTTCCCTGGATCTGCTGGCAGAGTTGGCCCACCTGGTTTAACT GGTCCTGTCGGTCAGCCTGGACCTCTCGGTTCTCCTGGAAAGGAAGGTCCTGCAGGTCTGAGAGGTGATACTGGTCCACCTGGACGCCAAGGAGAGCGTGGGGCTGCAGGGCCTTCTGGAGGCCCAGGAGACAAAGGGGACTCTGGAGAAGATGGCCCAACT GGTCCTGATGGCCCTCCAGGTCCTTCAGGAACAACTGGACAAAGAGGGATTGTTGGTTTGCCAGGTCAGCGAGGTGAAAGAGGAATGCCTGGTCTTCCAGGGGCACCT GGTACTCCAGGAAAACAAGGTACATCTGGTACCTCAGGTGACAAAGGTCCCCCGGGTCCTGTCGGCCAACCAGGTTCCAAAGGTCCTGTTGGAGATCCAGGTCCAGAT GGACATGCTGGATCAGATGGCCCTCCAGGTCGTGATGGCGTCCTAGGTGAAAGG GGGGATCGTGGGGAGTTAGGTCCTGCAGGTCTGCCAGGTGCTTCAGGGGCTCCTGGTTCCCTAGGACCTGTTGGCCCTACTGGTGAGCCCGGAAGAAGAGGTGACCCT GGCTCACGTGGGCCACTGGGTCCTTCTGGTCTAGCTGGAAAACGAGGATTACCT GGTCCTCAAGGCCCCAGGGGTGACAAAGGAGAACACGGAGATCAAGGAGAAAGAGGCCAGAAGGGTCACAGAGGCTTTACAGGATTACAAGGCTTGCCTGGTCCTCCC GGTACTACTGGTGAGCAAGGAAGCGTTGGTATTAGTGGACCCTATGGTCAGAGA GGATCACCGGGACCAGTGGGCCCTCAAGGCAAAGAAGGATATATCGGACAGCCTGGTCCAATGGGACCTCCTGGCACACGAGGACTCTCTGGTGAAGTCGGACCTGAA GGTCCTAATGGAGAACCTGGTCCCCCTGGTCCTCCTGGTGCTCCTGGTCCTCCAACTGCTGCTGTGGATGATTTATATGGTCACCAAGATTATGACGTTGGCCCCCCACCACCTCCAGAATTCAATGAAGATGAAGCAGTTCCAAACAGCAATAAATCAGATATTCTAACTGCTGACCCAGGGGTCCAAGCTACCCTGAAAGCTCTTGGTAGCCAGATAGAAAACATGCGCAGCCCTGATGGAACCAAAACACACCCAGCCAGGACATGTGATGATCTGAAATCAtgctacccattaaaaaaaagcg GTGAATACTGGATTGATCCCAACCAGGGTTGTGCTGAAGATGCAGTGAAAGTGTATTGTAATATGGAAACTGGAGAGACTTGTATTTCTGCAAACCCATCCAGCATCCCCCGTAAAACATGGTGGAGTACAAGGAATCCCACTAACTTAAAGCCAAAATGGTTTGGAGCAGACATGAATGGCGGGACACTT TTCAGCTATAGCAGCAACGACCAGTCATCAAACACAGTCACTGTCCAAATGACGTTTTTGCGTCTGCTGTCAAAGGAAGCCTCACAGAATATCACATACCATTGCAAAAACAGTGTGGGTTACATGGATGAAAAAAATGGCAATCTGAAGAAAGCTGTTCACCTTAAAGGTGCCAACAACCTTGATCTTAAAGCAGAAGGAAACAGTCGGTTCAGATACAATGTCCTTGAGGATAGCTGCACC AAAGCCAACGGCAACTGGGGTAAGACAGTCTTCGAATACAGAACACAGAAAACAGCTCGTCTTCCCATTGCAGATATTGCTCCAGTGGACATTGGCGGAGCGAATCAAGAATTTGGTATCGACATTGGGCCAGTTTGCTTCTTGTAA
- the LOC117426820 gene encoding collagen alpha-2(V) chain isoform X2 yields the protein MRNQESVASSEWYLDQWDQQEQGGLQGLQANLVIQVHRVHQEKLGTQDQWVQLVLGVLRVHLENQVKIRSVSGCWGTCDGEPGKPGQPGETGFPGSAGARGFPGAPGLAGIKGHRGHPGAIGPKGERGAVGSKGESGPTGQMGLVGPEGPRGIPGERGRFGPSGAPGRRGSQGNVGKTGPMGSVGISGPPGFPGPPGTKGEAGATGVRGPVGPQGQRGETGRQGNVGTTGLPGPAGTDAGPGTKGPVGSVGVSGPHGPPGPLGSPGPEGSSGPPGIKGQPGDIGVPGFKGEAGPKGELGPPGAQGVIGPQGEEGKRGPRGDSGSVGPQGPTGERGAPGNRGFPGADGLPGPKGAQGNRGITGTSGPKGSVGDPGRTGEPGLPGATGLTGTPGVQGAEGKPGPVGASGEDGRPGQAGSLGTRGLPGVMGLPGPKGFNGDPGKTGELGSPGAPGQRGPPGKDGEVGPAGPAGPHGVAGDRGEQGPPGLTGFQGLPGPPGPPGESGKPGDLGIPGEAGAFGQIGPRGERGTPGERGELGAHGLQGPKGIPGAPGPDGPKGNPGPTGAVGDLGPPGLQGMPGERGISGPNGPKGERGSLGEKGSEGTPGNDGARGLPGPIGPPGSNGPSGEKGEPGPRGPPGPDGARASPGARGEPGPSGPVGFAGPPGPDGQPGVKGEPGEPGQKGDAGSPGPQGLSGSHGPGGPPGVAGLKGGRGTQGPPGATGFPGSAGRVGPPGLTGPVGQPGPLGSPGKEGPAGLRGDTGPPGRQGERGAAGPSGGPGDKGDSGEDGPTGPDGPPGPSGTTGQRGIVGLPGQRGERGMPGLPGAPGTPGKQGTSGTSGDKGPPGPVGQPGSKGPVGDPGPDGHAGSDGPPGRDGVLGERGDRGELGPAGLPGASGAPGSLGPVGPTGEPGRRGDPGSRGPLGPSGLAGKRGLPGPQGPRGDKGEHGDQGERGQKGHRGFTGLQGLPGPPGTTGEQGSVGISGPYGQRGSPGPVGPQGKEGYIGQPGPMGPPGTRGLSGEVGPEGPNGEPGPPGPPGAPGPPTAAVDDLYGHQDYDVGPPPPPEFNEDEAVPNSNKSDILTADPGVQATLKALGSQIENMRSPDGTKTHPARTCDDLKSCYPLKKSGEYWIDPNQGCAEDAVKVYCNMETGETCISANPSSIPRKTWWSTRNPTNLKPKWFGADMNGGTLFSYSSNDQSSNTVTVQMTFLRLLSKEASQNITYHCKNSVGYMDEKNGNLKKAVHLKGANNLDLKAEGNSRFRYNVLEDSCTKANGNWGKTVFEYRTQKTARLPIADIAPVDIGGANQEFGIDIGPVCFL from the exons ATGAGAAATCAGGAGTCAGTGGCCAGCTCGGAATGGTACCTGGATCAATG GGACCAGCAGGAGCAAGGGGGCCTCCAGGGGTTACAGGCCAACCT GGTCATCCAGGTCCACAGGGTGCACCAGGAGAAGTTGGGGACCCAGGATCaatg ggTCCAGTTGGTGTTAGGGGTCCTGAGGGTCCATCTGGAAAACCAGGTGAAGAT CAGATCAGTGTCAGGATGTTGGGGAACATGTGAT GGTGAACCTGGGAAGCCTGGTCAGCCAGGAGAAACTGGGTTTCCTGGATCTGCG GGTGCAAGGGGTTTTCCCGGGGCACCTGGTCTCGCAGGTATAAAGGGGCACAGG gGACATCCAGGAGCAATTGGCCCAAAAGGGGAGCGTGGAGCTGTTGGGTCAAAG GGTGAATCTGGCCCAACTGGTCAAATGGGTCTAGTAGGTCCAGAG ggTCCAAGAGGAATTCCAGGAGAGAGAGGACGGTTTGGACCATCAGGAGCCCCA GGTAGACGTGGTTCTCAAGGAAACGTTGGTAAAACAGGTCCCATG GGGTCTGTCGGTATAAGTGGCCCCCCAGGTTTCCCAGGTCCTCCAGGAACAAAG GGTGAAGCTGGTGCTACCGGAGTTCGAGGACCTGTAGGGCCTCAAGGCCAGCGGGGTGAAACAGGACGTCAAGGCAACGTTGGAACTACTGGTCTACCA GGTCCTGCTGGGACAGATGCTGGCCCTGGTACTAAAGGTCCAGTG GGGAGCGTGGGTGTCTCAGGTCCACATGGCCCTCCTGGTCCCCTAGGATCACCTGGACCTGAGGGGAGTAGCGGGCCACCGGGCATCAAAGGTCAACCA GGAGACATTGGAGTACCAGGATTCAAAGGAGAAGCAGGGCCTAAAGGGGAACTG GGTCCACCTGGGGCTCAAGGTGTAATTGGTCCCCAAGGTGAAGAAGGAAAGAGAGGACCTCGTGGAGACTCGGGATCTGTTGGCCCTCAAGGTCCAACTGGTGAAAGA GGTGCTCCAGGTAATAGAGGTTTCCCTGGTGCCGATGGATTACCTGGTCCGAAG GGTGCACAAGGAAATCGTGGCATAACAGGTACCTCTGGTCCTAAAGGCTCTGTAGGAGATCCTGGCCGCACAGGTGAACCTGGGCTTCCTGGGGCAACG GGACTTACTGGAACTCCTGGTGTTCAGGGTGCTGAAGGAAAGCCTGGGCCAGTG gGTGCATCTGGAGAAGATGGGAGACCAGGACAAGCAGGATCATTGGGTACAAGAGGCCTTCCAGGTGTCATGGGATTACCAGGCCCAAAGGGTTTTAAT GGTGACCCAGGAAAGACGGGTGAGCTGGGTTCTCCAGGTGCACCAGGACAAAGG GGTCCACCTGGCAAAGACGGTGAAGTTGGCCCTGCAGGTCCAGCAGGTCCACAT GGAGTAGCCGGAGACAGAGGGGAGCAAGGACCTCCTGGTCTAACAggttttcag GGTTTACCTGGTCCACCAGGTCCACCTGGGGAGTCCGGAAAGCCAGGTGATCTG GGTATTCCTGGTGAGGCTGGTGCTTTCGGTCAAATAGGCCCAAGG GGAGAGCGTGGAACTCCAGGTGAACGAGGTGAATTGGGAGCTCATGGTCTTCAGGGTCCTAAAGGTATTCCAGGAGCTCCAGGTCCTGATGGTCCAAAG GGTAACCCAGGGCCTACTGGAGCTGTTGGTGATCTTGGCCCACCAGGTCTGCAGGGAATGCCAGGAGAGAGGGGTATCTCAGGTCCTAATGGCCCAAAGGGTGAAAGA GGTTCTCTAGGTGAAAAGGGATCAGAAGGTACTCCCGGTAATGATGGTGCTAGA GGTCTTCCAGGCCCAATTGGGCCACCTGGCTCAAATGGCCCCTCTGGTGAGAAA GGTGAACCTGGCCCTCGTGGACCACCTGGTCCTGATGGAGCCCGAGCAAGTCCC GGAGCTCGTGGTGAACCTGGTCCTAGTGGCCCTGTTGGATTTGCTGGTCCACCT GGTCCTGATGGTCAGCCTGGTGTTAAAGGTGAACCTGGTGAGCCTGGACAAAAGGGCGATGCTGGATCTCCAGGCCCCCAAGGATTGTCTGGATCACATGGACCAGGA GGTCCTCCTGGTGTGGCTGGACTAAAGGGTGGTCGTGGTACTCAAGGCCCACCG GGTGCAACTGGTTTCCCTGGATCTGCTGGCAGAGTTGGCCCACCTGGTTTAACT GGTCCTGTCGGTCAGCCTGGACCTCTCGGTTCTCCTGGAAAGGAAGGTCCTGCAGGTCTGAGAGGTGATACTGGTCCACCTGGACGCCAAGGAGAGCGTGGGGCTGCAGGGCCTTCTGGAGGCCCAGGAGACAAAGGGGACTCTGGAGAAGATGGCCCAACT GGTCCTGATGGCCCTCCAGGTCCTTCAGGAACAACTGGACAAAGAGGGATTGTTGGTTTGCCAGGTCAGCGAGGTGAAAGAGGAATGCCTGGTCTTCCAGGGGCACCT GGTACTCCAGGAAAACAAGGTACATCTGGTACCTCAGGTGACAAAGGTCCCCCGGGTCCTGTCGGCCAACCAGGTTCCAAAGGTCCTGTTGGAGATCCAGGTCCAGAT GGACATGCTGGATCAGATGGCCCTCCAGGTCGTGATGGCGTCCTAGGTGAAAGG GGGGATCGTGGGGAGTTAGGTCCTGCAGGTCTGCCAGGTGCTTCAGGGGCTCCTGGTTCCCTAGGACCTGTTGGCCCTACTGGTGAGCCCGGAAGAAGAGGTGACCCT GGCTCACGTGGGCCACTGGGTCCTTCTGGTCTAGCTGGAAAACGAGGATTACCT GGTCCTCAAGGCCCCAGGGGTGACAAAGGAGAACACGGAGATCAAGGAGAAAGAGGCCAGAAGGGTCACAGAGGCTTTACAGGATTACAAGGCTTGCCTGGTCCTCCC GGTACTACTGGTGAGCAAGGAAGCGTTGGTATTAGTGGACCCTATGGTCAGAGA GGATCACCGGGACCAGTGGGCCCTCAAGGCAAAGAAGGATATATCGGACAGCCTGGTCCAATGGGACCTCCTGGCACACGAGGACTCTCTGGTGAAGTCGGACCTGAA GGTCCTAATGGAGAACCTGGTCCCCCTGGTCCTCCTGGTGCTCCTGGTCCTCCAACTGCTGCTGTGGATGATTTATATGGTCACCAAGATTATGACGTTGGCCCCCCACCACCTCCAGAATTCAATGAAGATGAAGCAGTTCCAAACAGCAATAAATCAGATATTCTAACTGCTGACCCAGGGGTCCAAGCTACCCTGAAAGCTCTTGGTAGCCAGATAGAAAACATGCGCAGCCCTGATGGAACCAAAACACACCCAGCCAGGACATGTGATGATCTGAAATCAtgctacccattaaaaaaaagcg GTGAATACTGGATTGATCCCAACCAGGGTTGTGCTGAAGATGCAGTGAAAGTGTATTGTAATATGGAAACTGGAGAGACTTGTATTTCTGCAAACCCATCCAGCATCCCCCGTAAAACATGGTGGAGTACAAGGAATCCCACTAACTTAAAGCCAAAATGGTTTGGAGCAGACATGAATGGCGGGACACTT TTCAGCTATAGCAGCAACGACCAGTCATCAAACACAGTCACTGTCCAAATGACGTTTTTGCGTCTGCTGTCAAAGGAAGCCTCACAGAATATCACATACCATTGCAAAAACAGTGTGGGTTACATGGATGAAAAAAATGGCAATCTGAAGAAAGCTGTTCACCTTAAAGGTGCCAACAACCTTGATCTTAAAGCAGAAGGAAACAGTCGGTTCAGATACAATGTCCTTGAGGATAGCTGCACC AAAGCCAACGGCAACTGGGGTAAGACAGTCTTCGAATACAGAACACAGAAAACAGCTCGTCTTCCCATTGCAGATATTGCTCCAGTGGACATTGGCGGAGCGAATCAAGAATTTGGTATCGACATTGGGCCAGTTTGCTTCTTGTAA